A portion of the Pirellulales bacterium genome contains these proteins:
- a CDS encoding DUF1559 domain-containing protein: MLGLLGAEADARKVAADGRENLVGGWYLIRGSGCTMQPRWVTSGLFLRALIPATRRNQRQHFAKRHSAFTLVELLVVIAIIGILIALLLPAVQAAREASRRAQCANNLKQHGIAIQNYVNVYKKLPPGRYGCDGYRGDECAIAVNQVQYYCDMSAWVLLLPFLEEQQLYNMLSPFDSQRLLTEDPSLQDWTNNLNKLNGLAERPAVFVCPSSMTLPFPDGQTATVPTAGKPIYTTGTYAFVHGMNGPYPSSNPLSSIDATTVKLHNTGPFVYLLTRKFTDITDGLSKTAFVGEIRSGNTAASSNKWCMANRFQDSLRTTASQLNTTPGSMIVPFYNDAGTIETGGFGSDHVGGANFLFGDGHVKFFTDTVDFKNYNAMATINKGDSFNLQ, encoded by the coding sequence ATGCTTGGCCTGCTTGGCGCCGAGGCCGATGCCAGGAAAGTTGCAGCAGACGGTCGGGAAAACCTGGTGGGGGGTTGGTATCTTATCCGTGGGAGCGGCTGCACCATGCAACCTCGTTGGGTAACGAGCGGGCTATTTTTGCGCGCGCTAATTCCGGCCACACGCCGAAATCAAAGACAACACTTCGCGAAGCGGCATTCGGCCTTCACGCTGGTCGAGCTGCTGGTGGTCATTGCCATCATTGGCATTCTTATCGCCCTGTTGTTGCCGGCCGTGCAGGCGGCGCGCGAGGCATCGCGCCGGGCCCAATGCGCTAATAACCTCAAGCAACATGGCATCGCAATCCAAAATTACGTGAACGTGTACAAAAAACTCCCGCCCGGCCGCTATGGCTGCGATGGTTATCGAGGGGACGAGTGCGCTATTGCCGTTAATCAAGTGCAATACTACTGCGATATGAGCGCCTGGGTGCTGCTGCTGCCGTTCCTGGAAGAACAGCAGCTGTACAACATGCTTAGCCCGTTCGATTCGCAGCGGCTACTGACCGAAGATCCAAGCCTGCAAGACTGGACAAACAATCTAAACAAGCTGAATGGCCTGGCAGAGCGGCCGGCCGTTTTCGTCTGCCCCAGCAGCATGACTTTGCCCTTTCCCGATGGTCAAACGGCAACTGTTCCCACTGCTGGCAAACCCATCTATACAACAGGCACCTACGCGTTTGTGCACGGCATGAACGGCCCGTACCCAAGCTCCAATCCCCTTTCGAGTATTGATGCCACCACGGTGAAGCTGCACAACACCGGCCCGTTTGTCTATTTGTTAACGAGAAAGTTCACCGACATTACTGACGGGCTCAGCAAAACTGCCTTCGTCGGCGAAATTCGTTCCGGCAACACCGCGGCCAGCAGTAATAAGTGGTGCATGGCCAACCGCTTTCAAGATTCACTCCGCACCACCGCCTCGCAATTGAACACGACGCCGGGATCAATGATCGTCCCCTTTTATAACGATGCTGGGACAATCGAGACGGGCGGCTTTGGCAGCGATCATGTTGGCGGCGCAAATTTTCTGTTTGGCGACGGTCACGTGAAGTTCTTTACCGACACCGTCGATTTCAAAAATTACAATGCCATGGCCACAATCAATAAGGGAGATTCGTTCAATCTCCAATGA
- a CDS encoding SgcJ/EcaC family oxidoreductase, giving the protein MFRTKFVLLFAAASLLFPYAAENALAQAPKANASSPSASPNPMSKDESAIRAGAAEFSRAFEKGDAKAIAAMWVANGEYEDDQNEVLRGRDAIEKAYTEQFAEKKGGKIDIDVQSVRFLTPDVAVEEGILHESSAARELPTTTRYAAIDVREGGQWKIAQCREWGGGQDHLDDLNWLVGKWQGSSKDQEMNLSFAWDDKQPLLLAKISAKPVGKSGGAGQVAGPSGTIKIGYDARRGGFHSWHSNQDGSQSRAQWQRDGYRWLIDATGLTSDGKDLTAEYVLTRVDNNNFTWRAVSRKVGGQLLPDSLPIKLTRVTESK; this is encoded by the coding sequence ATGTTCCGAACAAAATTCGTTTTACTTTTCGCTGCGGCAAGTTTGCTGTTTCCTTATGCGGCAGAGAATGCCCTGGCCCAAGCGCCGAAAGCAAATGCATCATCGCCCAGCGCCAGCCCGAACCCAATGAGCAAAGACGAGAGCGCCATTCGCGCGGGCGCGGCGGAATTTTCTCGCGCGTTTGAAAAGGGGGATGCCAAAGCCATCGCCGCCATGTGGGTTGCCAACGGCGAATACGAGGATGATCAAAACGAAGTGCTCCGCGGCCGGGATGCTATTGAGAAGGCCTACACCGAGCAGTTCGCGGAAAAAAAGGGAGGCAAAATAGATATCGACGTGCAATCGGTTCGCTTTCTGACGCCTGACGTGGCGGTGGAGGAAGGCATTTTGCACGAAAGCAGCGCGGCCCGGGAACTTCCCACCACCACGCGCTATGCCGCTATCGACGTGCGCGAAGGAGGTCAATGGAAAATTGCCCAATGCCGGGAATGGGGCGGCGGACAAGATCATCTGGATGATTTGAACTGGCTGGTTGGCAAGTGGCAGGGGAGTTCCAAAGATCAGGAGATGAATCTCTCGTTCGCTTGGGACGACAAGCAGCCCCTTTTGTTGGCCAAAATATCGGCCAAGCCCGTGGGTAAAAGCGGCGGCGCGGGACAAGTTGCAGGACCATCGGGAACGATTAAAATCGGCTACGATGCCCGCCGCGGCGGATTTCATTCCTGGCACAGCAATCAGGATGGCAGCCAAAGCCGGGCCCAATGGCAGCGCGATGGCTACCGCTGGCTGATCGACGCTACGGGCCTCACCAGCGACGGCAAAGACCTGACGGCCGAATACGTGCTCACCCGGGTCGATAACAACAATTTCACCTGGCGCGCCGTCAGTCGGAAGGTGGGCGGCCAACTGTTGCCCGACAGCCTGCCGATCAAACTGACGCGCGTAACGGAGAGTAAGTGA
- a CDS encoding response regulator, protein MKLRVLIVDDSRDALHLLDRLMAHHDCEIRTCQDSVNAVQTVQEFIPHVIFLDIAMPGLDGFEVAEDLHDLNLPNYLLVALTSHSDEPHRKECEASGFELFLSKPVSIEDVGHVIQLAKKRFLATI, encoded by the coding sequence ATGAAACTGCGTGTCTTGATCGTGGATGACAGCCGGGATGCGTTGCATCTTCTTGATCGTTTAATGGCTCATCACGACTGCGAAATTCGCACCTGCCAGGATAGCGTAAACGCTGTGCAAACAGTGCAGGAATTCATACCGCACGTTATTTTTCTGGACATTGCAATGCCCGGCTTAGATGGCTTCGAGGTGGCCGAAGATTTGCACGACCTTAATCTGCCAAATTACCTGCTAGTTGCGCTTACCAGCCACAGCGATGAACCACATCGCAAGGAATGTGAAGCATCCGGCTTTGAACTGTTCTTATCCAAACCGGTTTCCATTGAGGACGTTGGACACGTAATTCAGTTGGCAAAAAAGCGGTTTCTAGCGACAATCTGA